DNA from Massilia antarctica:
CAATGGCTGCGCTCAGTCGCGCCGTACATCCACGCCTTCCGTGGCAAGACCTTCGTGGTCGCCTTTCCGGGTGAACTCGTCACCGCCGGCGCGCTGCCCGTGCTGGCCCAGGATTTGTCGCTGCTCGTCGCCCTCGACATCCGGGTGGTGATCGTGCACGGCTCGCGGCCCCAGGTCGCCGAGCAGCTCGCGCTGCGCAACGTCGAAGGCCGTTTTCACAATGGCATCCGCATCACCGACACCGCCGCCCTCGAATGCGCGAAGGAAGCGGCCGGCGAACTGCGCCTCGACATCGAGGCCGCCTTCAGCCAGGGCTTGCCCAACACGCCGATGGCGCACGCCGCCATCCGCATCATCTCGGGTAACTTTGTCACCGCGCGCCCGCTTGGCGTGATCGATGGCGTCGACCTCGAACTGACCGGCATGCCGCGCAAGATCGCCGCCGAGACCATCCACGCGATCCTCGCCACCGACAGCCCGGTGCTGCTCTCGCCGCTGGGTTTTTCGCCCACCGGCGAAGCGTTCAACCTGACCATGGAAGACGTGGCCGTGTCGGCCGCGATCGCCCTGCACGCCGACAAACTGGTGTTCATCACCGAAACGCCGATGATGGTTGACGAAGGCGGCATCGAAATCCGCGAACTGTCCTCGCACCAGGCCGAAGCCGTGCTGCAGGCGGGCTTTTTGCCGGTCGACGCCGCGTTCTACCTGCAGCACGCCATCAAGGCCTGCAACAGCGGCGTGCCGCGCGCCCACATCGTGCCGTTCGAGATGGACGGCTCGGCCCTGCTCGAACTGTTCACCCACGATGGCGTGGGCACCATGATCAGCCACGAAAACCTGGAAAGCCTGCGCCGCGCCACCATCGAAGACGTGGGCGGCATCATCAAGCTGATCGAACCGCTCGAAGCGGACGGCACCCTGGTCAAGCGCGGGCGCGAACTGATCGAACGCGAGATCGACCAGTTCTCCGTCATCGAGCACGATGGCGTGATCTTCGGCTGCGCCGCCCTGTACCCGTTCCCGGAATCGAAAATGGGCGAAATGGCCTGCCTCACCGTCAACCCCGACGTGCAAGCCCAGGGCGATGGCGAACGCATTCTCAAGCACGTGGAAAACCGTGCCCGCGCGGCCGGCCTCAAGCAGCTGTTCGTGCTCACCACGCGCACCTCGCACTGGTTCCAGAAGCGCGGCTTCAAGCCGGCCACGGTCGACGCCCTGCCCAAGGACCGCCAGCATATGTATAACTGGCAGCGCAAATCCCAAGTGCTGATTAAGTCTTTATAATCACGCCTTTACACTTATCCGCTTGAGGAGTACACATGGCCCGCACCGTCCATTGCATCAAACTGAACAAGGAAGCCGAAGGACTCGACTTACCACCTTACCCGGGCGAACTGGGCAAGAAAATCTGGGAATCGGTGTCGAAGGAAGCCTGGGCGGCATGGCTCAAGCACCAGACCATGCTGGTCAATGAAAACCGCCTGAACCTGGCCGACCAGCGCGCGCGCAAATACCTGGCCACCCAGATGGAAAAGCATTTCTTCGGCGACGGCGCCGACGCAGCCCAAGGCTACGTCCCACCGGCCGACTGAGCGTACCAGCATCACGGCGCTGCCCCGACGGGACAGCGCCATTCCTGCCTTATCTCCGCTTCAGACCTGCTTCAGATCTGCTTGCACTGACGCAATTCGCACTTCGCCTGGAAAATGGTCCGGTTATCGCACACCATGCGATACACCTCGACCGGGCCTGGCGGCGTCATCAGGCCGGCACCCACGCCGCCCGTGCAACCCTGCTTCTTGGCCATGTTTTCCACCGTGACCGACGAAATGCCGGGACGGAAGGGCACACGCGCAATCGGCTCGCCCTTGGCGTCGAGCGCTTGCGCTTGCACCGGCTTCACGGCCGCCACTTTCACCGGCGCTGGCCGCGCCGCGACTTTTTGTTTCCTGCCCGACGAACAGCCGCCCAGCACCGCCACACACATCACCGCCAAAAGCAATCGCTTCATGTTATCCCCGTCGTTGAACTACTTCTTTAACATCATGTCTGATCGATTTCTTGCCGAATCGATATCTTGTATGGCTTAAAACGTCAAGGTCTTGACGCCTTCGCTCGTTCCCAGCAGGCACACATCGGCCCCGCGCCGGGCAAACAGGCCGACAGCGATGACGCCGACGATCTGGTTGATCTGTTGCTCCAGCCCGACCGGATCGGTGATCGACAAACCCGCCACGTCGATGATCTCGCCGCCGTTATCGGTCACGAAGGCGTGTTCGGTGCCGGGTTTGAGACGCAGGCGCGGCTGGCCGCCCAGGTCCGCCAGTTGCCGCATCACGGCCGCGCGCGCCATCGGCAGCACTTCGACCGGCAGCGCAAAGGCGCCCAGGGTCTGCACCAGCTTGGAGCCGTCGGCGATGCAGACGAACTGGTGCGACACGGAAGCGACGATTTTCTCGCGCGTCAGGGCCGCCCCGCCGCCCTTGATCATGGCGCCGCTGGCGGTGATTTCGTCGGCGCCGTCGATGTAGACGGCAATCCCGGTCACGTCGTTCAGGTCGTACACGGCAATGCCGTGGCCGCGCAGGCGCGCCGCGGTCGCTTCGGACGAGGCCACCGTGCCCTTGATGCGGTCCTTGATGGTGGCCAGCTCATCGATGAAGAAATTGGCGGTGGAGCCCGTGCCAACGCCGATGATCTCGCCGTCAACCACGTAGGCGATGGCGGCACATGCCACGGCTTGTTTCAATTCGTCTTGAGTCATGTCAGGAAAATAAGGAGAAAAAGGAGTAATGCTCTTATTTTAACGGATCGCACCCCGCCAATACACCTTTCCTGCCCAATTTTGTTGCCATGTCGCATTAACGTAAACAAGTCGATGGCACGGCTGCCCCGTTTTACCTATACGGCGCGGGAAACTATGCGAAAATGCCTCGATGCATAGATTCTCTGGGAAAGTGACATGAACGAAACGAAAACGGTCCTCGTCATCGATGACAGCCGGGTATCGCGGCTGATGGCGCGCCAATTCATCCTCAGCCGTCAGCCCGGCTGGCTGGTGGAGGAAGCCGGCACCGGCGAAGAAGCGATCGAGAAGGTGAAAACCCTGTCCCCCGTGCTCATTCTCATTGACGTCAACATGCCCGGCATGGGCGGCCTGGCCGCCGCCGAGCACCTGCGCGCAGCCTGCCCGGACGCCCACATTTCGCTCGTCACCGCCAACGTCCAGAACGCCACCCGCAACCGCGCCACCGAGCTGGGCATTGGTTTCATGGAAAAGCCCATCACCGAAGCGCGCATGCACGCCCTGATCGGCGCCCTGGAATGACCATGTTCAATCTCAGCGAACTGCAGCACGATGCGCTGGTCGAGATCTTCAACATCGGCGTGGGCCACGCGGCCAAGTCGATGAGCGAAATCGTCAATGAAGAAGTGACGATGTCGGTACCGTCGATCAGCTTCCTCAACCGTGCTGAAGCCGCTGAGATGCTCGGCAACAAGGACAGTGCGCGCGTGTGCGGCGTCAGCCAGCACTACGAAGGCGCGTTCAAGACCGAAGCCATTTTGATGTTCCCCGAGGATAAGAGCCTCGATATCGTGCGCCTGATGGTGGGCGAGTCGGTGCCGCTCAAGGAATTGACGGAAATGGAGCAGGAAGCGCTGAGCGAGATCGGCAACATCATTCTCAATTCCTGCGTCGGCACCCTGGCCAATATTTTTGCGCAAGAACTGAGCGGGTCCCTGCCCGAATACCACGTCGGCACCAGCGAAGAAATCCTGAGCGCCACCGGCGGCCAGGGCGACACCGTGGTACTGATGCTGCATATCGACTTCATCCTCGAAAAACACCAGATCCACGGCTATGTCGCCTTCATCCTCGACTTGACCGCACTGCAGGACCTGCAAGACCAGGTCGACCGCTACCTCGCCAAGATCATGGGTCCGGCCTGACATGGGCCACGCCGCGGCACCCGGCCAGGGCATGCTTGAAAGCGTGCTCGGCGCGATCAATCTGGGCACGATCGTGCTCGATCATGCGCAGCGCGTGGTGGTCTGGAACCGCTGGATGAGCCAGTATTCGGACTTGCCGGCCGAGCGTGTCGTGGGAGAGGATTTTTTTGCGCTGTTCCCCGAACTGAGCGGCAAGCGTATCGACAGCGCGGTACGCCAGGCGCTGCGCGACAATTTTCCGTCGGTCTTGTCGCAAACCTTGCACAAGGCCCCGTTTGGGCTGTTCGTCAACGCCGCGGCGCGCGCGGCGGGCGAACGCATGCAGCAGGCGGTCGCCGTGACGCCGCTGGAAGTGCCGGGTCTGGCGCGTCATTGCCTGATCCAGATTACGGACGTGAGCGTGGCCGTGCACCGCGAACGGCTGCTGCGCGACCAGGCGCTGGAACTGCGTTCGCAGACGTTTTCGGACGGCTTGACCGGGATTGCCAACCGGCGCCATTTCGATGTGGCGATGGATAAGGAAATGCGGCGCGCCAAGCGATCCGGCACGCCGCTGTCCTTGCTCATGATCGATATCGATTTCTTCAAGCCCTACAACGACCATTACGGGCACCAGCAGGGCGACGATACCCTGATCAAGGTGGCGCACGCGCTGGCGGCCATGCTGCAGCGGCCTGGTGACCTGATCGCGCGCTATGGCGGCGAGGAGTTCGCGGTGATCCTGCCGGAGATGACGGCGGAACACAGCCAGGTGCTGGCCGAGAAGATGCGCGAGCGCATTGCCGCTTTGGCGATTCCGCATGCCAAGGCCGATCTGACCGGATATATAACGGTGAGCATCGGCCTGGCGACCCATGCGCTGGAAAATTCGAGCGATATCGCCGTGCTGCTGGGCGAAGCCGACCGCGCGCTGTACATGGCCAAGGGGGCGGGACGCAACCGGGTGGTGAGGTACAGTTCGCCGTAGGCCCGGCCCTCGTCCCTGGCATCGCCGGAAACCGAGGGCTTGCGGCGCAGCGACAACGACGGCGGCTAGGCCGACAAAAACATCTCCTGCAAATCATTCAAGAAGCGCTGTCCCAGCTCGGTCGGCCGGATGATCTTGTGGTCACGGTAAATCAAGCCCTTCGCTTCGGCCGCATTGAGCGTCTGCTCGATCGCATTGATCCCCATGCCGGTGCGTTCGCCGAACAGGTTCGGTGAAAACCCCTCGGTCAGGCGCAAGGTGTTGAGCATGAACTCGAACCCCATGTCGGCGCGCCCGATCTCCCTTTCTTCCTGCACCGGATTGCCGGCCCGCGCCGCCTCGATGAACGCCTTCGGCTGCTTGTAGCGCGCCTGGCGCAGCACCCGGTGCGGGAACGAGATCTTCGAGTGCGCGCCCGCGCCGATGCCGAGATAATCGCCGAACTCCCAGTAATTCACATTGTGCTTCGCGCGCCGCCCCGGCTGCGCGTACGCCGACACCTCGTAATGTCCATACCCGGCCCGCGCCGTCTCCAGCGCGATCATGTCCTGCATGTCGGCGCTGGCATCGTCGTCCGGCAAGGCCGGCGGATACTTGGCGAACAGGGTGTTCGGCTCCATCGTCAGGTGGTACAGCGACAGATGCGGCG
Protein-coding regions in this window:
- the argA gene encoding amino-acid N-acetyltransferase, which codes for METPNQFVQWLRSVAPYIHAFRGKTFVVAFPGELVTAGALPVLAQDLSLLVALDIRVVIVHGSRPQVAEQLALRNVEGRFHNGIRITDTAALECAKEAAGELRLDIEAAFSQGLPNTPMAHAAIRIISGNFVTARPLGVIDGVDLELTGMPRKIAAETIHAILATDSPVLLSPLGFSPTGEAFNLTMEDVAVSAAIALHADKLVFITETPMMVDEGGIEIRELSSHQAEAVLQAGFLPVDAAFYLQHAIKACNSGVPRAHIVPFEMDGSALLELFTHDGVGTMISHENLESLRRATIEDVGGIIKLIEPLEADGTLVKRGRELIEREIDQFSVIEHDGVIFGCAALYPFPESKMGEMACLTVNPDVQAQGDGERILKHVENRARAAGLKQLFVLTTRTSHWFQKRGFKPATVDALPKDRQHMYNWQRKSQVLIKSL
- a CDS encoding oxidative damage protection protein — its product is MARTVHCIKLNKEAEGLDLPPYPGELGKKIWESVSKEAWAAWLKHQTMLVNENRLNLADQRARKYLATQMEKHFFGDGADAAQGYVPPAD
- the rpiA gene encoding ribose-5-phosphate isomerase RpiA, translated to MTQDELKQAVACAAIAYVVDGEIIGVGTGSTANFFIDELATIKDRIKGTVASSEATAARLRGHGIAVYDLNDVTGIAVYIDGADEITASGAMIKGGGAALTREKIVASVSHQFVCIADGSKLVQTLGAFALPVEVLPMARAAVMRQLADLGGQPRLRLKPGTEHAFVTDNGGEIIDVAGLSITDPVGLEQQINQIVGVIAVGLFARRGADVCLLGTSEGVKTLTF
- a CDS encoding response regulator; the encoded protein is MNETKTVLVIDDSRVSRLMARQFILSRQPGWLVEEAGTGEEAIEKVKTLSPVLILIDVNMPGMGGLAAAEHLRAACPDAHISLVTANVQNATRNRATELGIGFMEKPITEARMHALIGALE
- a CDS encoding chemotaxis protein CheC yields the protein MFNLSELQHDALVEIFNIGVGHAAKSMSEIVNEEVTMSVPSISFLNRAEAAEMLGNKDSARVCGVSQHYEGAFKTEAILMFPEDKSLDIVRLMVGESVPLKELTEMEQEALSEIGNIILNSCVGTLANIFAQELSGSLPEYHVGTSEEILSATGGQGDTVVLMLHIDFILEKHQIHGYVAFILDLTALQDLQDQVDRYLAKIMGPA
- a CDS encoding sensor domain-containing diguanylate cyclase translates to MGHAAAPGQGMLESVLGAINLGTIVLDHAQRVVVWNRWMSQYSDLPAERVVGEDFFALFPELSGKRIDSAVRQALRDNFPSVLSQTLHKAPFGLFVNAAARAAGERMQQAVAVTPLEVPGLARHCLIQITDVSVAVHRERLLRDQALELRSQTFSDGLTGIANRRHFDVAMDKEMRRAKRSGTPLSLLMIDIDFFKPYNDHYGHQQGDDTLIKVAHALAAMLQRPGDLIARYGGEEFAVILPEMTAEHSQVLAEKMRERIAALAIPHAKADLTGYITVSIGLATHALENSSDIAVLLGEADRALYMAKGAGRNRVVRYSSP